One region of Chelonoidis abingdonii isolate Lonesome George chromosome 14, CheloAbing_2.0, whole genome shotgun sequence genomic DNA includes:
- the KCNG1 gene encoding voltage-gated potassium channel regulatory subunit KCNG1, with the protein MTLLTGENSDYDYSALSCASDTSFTHTFFPETETLKGVFYQRAKLIHPEEDLFKSIHSEDRKHHIIINVGGIKYLLPWTTLDEFPLTRLGQLKFCNNFDDILNICDDYDVTCNEFFFDRNPGAFRTILTFLRVGKLRLMREMCALSFQEELLYWGIEEDSLEWCCKRRYLQKMEEFTEMNEREDDDLIENENPGETVEETRASLCMKKLQDMVERPQSGLPGKVFACLSVLFVTITAVNLSISTMPDLREEEERGECSQMCYNIFIVESVCVAWFSLEFLLRFIQAKNKFVFLRRPLTLIDIIAILPYYITLLVDTTSVGFKKPTSGNIYLDKVGLVLRILRALRILYVMRLARHSLGLQTLGLTARRCTREFGLLLLFLCVAIALFAPLLYVIENEMADSQEFTSIPACYWWAVITMTTVGYGDMVPRSIPGQVVALSSILSGILLMAFPVTSIFHTFSRSYIELKQEQERIMFRKAQFLLKTKSQLSNASQRSDILFPSISSETREND; encoded by the exons ATGACTCTTTTAACAGGAGAAAATTCTGATTATGACTATAGCGCCCTGAGCTGTGCTTCAGATACCTCCTTCACCCACACATTCTTTCCAGAAACAGAAACCCTCAAGGGAGTCTTTTACCAAAGAGCCAAGCTAATTCACCCTGAAGAGGATCTCTTTAAAAGCATTCACTCTGAGGACCGGAAGCATCATATCATCATAAATGTAGGGGGCATTAAATACTTGCTGCCCTGGACCACACTTGATGAGTTTCCCCTGACGCGCTTGGGCCAATTGAAATTTTGTAATAATTTTGATGACATTCTAAACATTTGCGATGATTATGATGTGACGTGCAATGAATTCTTTTTCGACCGTAACCCGGGGGCGTTTAGGACAATCCTGACATTTTTGCGGGTTGGGAAGCTTCGGCTCATGCGAGAGATGTGCGCTCTTTCTTTTCAAGAGGAGCTGCTCTACTGGGGCATTGAGGAGGACAGTCTAGAATGGTGCTGCAAGAGGAGGTATCTGCAAAAAATGGAGGAGTTTACAGAAATGAACGAAAGGGAGGACGATGACCTCATAGAGAATGAAAACCCAGGCGAAACAGTGGAGGAGACAAGAGCCAGCCTGTGCATGAAAAAGTTACAAGACATGGTGGAGAGGCCTCAGTCTGGGCTTCCTGGGAAAGTATTTGCATGTCTGTCTGTATTGTTTGTGACCATTACTGCAGTGAATCTATCCATCAGCACCATGCCCGACttaagagaggaggaggagaga GGTGAATGCTCCCAGATGTGCTACAATATTTTCATTGTGGAGTCTGTCTGTGTGGCATGGTTCTCCTTGGAATTCCTGCTGAGATTCATTCAGGCAAAGAACAAATTTGTATTTCTGAGGAGACCATTAACCCTGATTGACATTATTGCTATTCTGCCCTATTATATCACTTTACTAGTAGATACCACTTCGGTGGGCTTTAAAAAGCCAACCTCTGGCAACATCTATCTGGACAAAGTAGGTCTGGTGCTCCGCATACTCCGTGCCTTGAGGATTCTATATGTCATGCGGCTGGCCAGGCACTCCCTCGGCCTGCAGACTTTAGGACTCACCGCTCGCAGGTGTACCCGGGAGTTTGGACTCTTGCTGCTTTTCCTCTGCGTGGCCATTGCGCTTTTTGCACCGCTCTTGTATGTCATTGAGAATGAGATGGCGGACTCACAGGAGTTTACCAGCATCCCTGCATGCTACTGGTGGGCAGTAATCACCATGACAACAGTAGGCTATGGCGACATGGTTCCCAGAAGCATTCCAGGTCAGGTGGTGGCTTTAAGCAGCATTCTGAGTGGCATTCTCCTCATGGCATTTCCAGTCACCTCCATCTTCCACACGTTTTCACGCTCCTACATTGAGCTGAAGCAAGAGCAGGAAAGAATCATGTTTAGGAAAGCACAATTCTTATTAAAAACTAAGTCTCAGCTAAGTAATGCATCACAAAGGAGTGACATTTTATTTCCCAGTATCTCTTCTGAGACTAGGGAAAATGACTGA